The Caldisericum exile AZM16c01 region CTTTTCCTTTGGTAAGTTAAGTTTACTTCCGAATGGTGCATAGATAAAAGTGTTAGGCGCATTTAATATTTGAAGTGCGCCTCGATCAAATTCACCATATTTAAGAAGCGTATTTGCATAATCTTCATGAATAATAAATTTTTTATCAAGCTCAACTGCTGCGTTATAGAAGGTTTCAATTCTTGCAAGGTGGATTTCATAAACATTTCCTATAATAAGTCCTTTAAATACATTTGCAACTTCCTTAATCTGCTCCTTAAGTTCAACCTCAGTGTTGCTAACAATTCCATTCCAGCCTATACGGGTTCCTTCAGTGATGAGGATGTAAGGTTTAAGAGATTTTGCATATTCAACAAATCTATAAGAAAGTTCGCTTTTAACACCTTTAAAGTAGATATCCCCCGTATAAATTACTAATCCCTTGGGTGTCTCAACAAAATAGGCAACCGCACCAGGAATATCATGGTCTATAAAGTAGGGCATTATTTTAAAATCGCCAATTTGAATAGTTTTTCCGTCAATAATTTCAATATTTGAAGGCATACACTCAACGATGCCCTTTTCAACAAAATAACTAAGTGTTGCAAAACTTCCCTTGGTCATAAATTTCTTTAAGGAATCGCTCAAATAACAAATTTGCCCAATGTGGTCAAGATGTGCGTGTGAGAAAAATAATCCGCCAATTTCTATTGGAAGACTTTTTTCTTCGGGCAATTCGCTTTTGTAAAAACCTATAAAAGGCGGAAGTTCGCCTAAATCTACATAGTCTTCAAAACCTTTTTCAGGACGCCCTTTAATTGTATCGTTAAAGAAGACTTGCGATGTAGGAAACCTTCTTCCAAAATCAAAAACAATACCAACACCGTTTGACTCCATAAGAATTATATTTCCGCCAATTTCTCTTACACCACCATAAAATCCTATTCTCATAGTATCACTCCCTTTTCTCAATTATTTAGAGCACATATTATACACATAATAGGGTGTTTGTCAAGTATTAATCGTATTGCACCCAACCGTTTTTTATGCCCTCTTCTTTTACGATTTTCTTTACCTCATTTATTTCTTCTTTTGTAAGTTTTCTTGAAAGTTCCTTAAATTCATGTGCTCGATATACTGGGACATACTGAGTCATCACAGAAATGAAAATAGAATCACCAAATTCACGCTTGAGAACTTTGAGTGCTCTACGAAGATCATTTAACCTTCCCGGAAATACAAGATACCTCACAACAACACCCTCTTTAAGAAGACCGTCGTTCCCAAATTTTATACTTTTATTTTTTACCATTTCTCTCAACGCTTCCATTGTAATCTCGAAGTAATTAGGTGCATTTGAATATTTCAAAGCATCTTCATCATTTATGTATCGAAGGTCCGGAAGGTATATATCGATAAAGTTATTGAGAAGTTTTACAAGTTCAACAGTTTCGTAGCCTATGGTATTCCAAACGGCTGGTATTTTTAAGCCTCTTTCTCTTGCAAGTGTAAGTGAAGCCATCGCTTGTGGTGCATAGTGTGTTGCCGTTACAAAGTTAATGTTAGAAGCACCCTTTTTCTCAAGCCAAAGCATTATATTTGAAAGTTCTTTCACTGAAACAAATTTCCCTGCACCTAACTGACTAAAATTGTAATTTTGACAATAAACGCATTTAAGATTACAATTGCTGAAAAAAATTGTGCCAGACCCAAAAGGTCCAGACAAAGGTGGCTCTTCTCCTTTGTATAAAACGGCAGAAGAAATTTTAATAATAGCATTAGAATTGCATATACCTATTTCACCTTTTAACCTATCCACCTCACACCTAAGCGGGCAAAGATTACATGGAGAAAGCAACTTATACAACTCTTCGAGAGATTTATAATTTTTCATAAGCTTCTCCGCAATTTTTCTATTGCGTTTAGAGAATCATTGATGAAAATCTCTTTTCTTTTACTTTTAGGAATTTCAAAGTACTTTTTAGGGATAAGTCCGAAATTAGCTCGCATTGGTTGTGGATTATTAAGGTCATTTTCCACAAGAAAGCGAATAAGACTTCCTATCATTGTTTCTTCTCCAATTTCAAGAAGTTCCTTGCCATTAAACAACCTTACTACATTCAAACCTGCAACAAGTCCAGTTAAAATTGCTTCGCTATACCCTTCGGATCCTGTAATTTGCCCTGCAAGGAAAATATTTGGATATTTTCTTGTTTGAAGAGTTTTTAGAAGTATCCTATTTGCTTTGAAATAGGCGTTTTTATGAATACTTCCATATCTTACAAATTCAGCATTTTCAAGGCCGGGAAGAAGACCAAACACTCTTTTTTGCTCTGGATATGTTAAAGATGTTTGAAAGCCAACAAGTTCAAAAAGATTTCCGTGAACATCTTCTCTCCTTAACTGTACAACTGCAAAGTAATTGTCGGAAAAACCTTTCGGCGTAAGTGGACCAAATCGCAACGCATCAAAGCCACGCCGGGCAATTTCTTCAATAGGAAGACAGGATTCAAAAAACACTTTATCGAAATCGTGAGGTGTATGAGTCTTTGCTTCAATAAGTTCTTTATGAAATCTTGTATACTCTTCATATGTAAGCGGGATATTCAAGTAGTCAGGGGATTGGTTATAACGTCCGCCAAAAAACATCTTCGTTAGGTCAAGTGATTCTCTTGTTACAACAGGAGAAATTGCATCGTAAAAGAAAAGGTTCTCTCCAAAAAGTTTTTGTAATTCGTTTAATAGTGCATCACTTGTTAAAGGACCTGAGGCAATAACTACAATATCGTTTTCAAAATCTATTTTGGTAACTTCCGCTCGCTCAACATGAATCTTTGGATGATTTAAAATAATATTTGTAATTTCCTCTGAAAACTTTACTCTATCAACAGCAAGCGCTTTTCCAGCAGGCACTCTGTTTTTGTAAGCAATCTGAAGTAAGATTGACCCCAACTTTAAACCTTCCTCTTTTAAGAGTCCTCTTGCATCAGTTAGTTCAATCGATCCCAAGGAATTACTGCATACAAGTTCTGCAAAATTTCCAGTTCGGTGTGCTTCGGTCAGTTTTCCAGGCCTCATTTCATATAGAATTACATCTATACTATGCTCTGCAATTTGTAGTGCTGCTTCGCTTCCTGCAAGACCACCACCAATTACAACAACTTTCATATCTTGTAATACCTCCCAGCGGACTTCTTTATATATCGTTTTACTTCAAGACTGGTTAGCACAACTAAGAGTTCAGAATCCAATACCAATTTATTCCCAATGGAAATTTTCTCTTTCAAAGTATCAAAAGTATCCCCATCTTCAAGTGCATTAAGGATAAATTGCTCAATTTCTGAAAATTGTTTAATATCTTTATTTGATTTTAAATGGCTCAACTCTTTTATATTCTCAAAAATATCATTCACATCAAGCAAAGGAATTGCTCCATCTCTTATAAGGGCATTTGACCCTGCACTTGTTGGGTTTGTAATATTTCCTGGCACTGCAAAAACCTCTTTTCCTTGTTCTATTGCATGTGTTGCAGTAATTAAAGAGCCACTTTTTAACTCTGCCTCAACCACAACCACGCCAAGACTTAAAGCACTTATTATTCTATTTCTAAACGGAAAATTGTACTTTAAAGGCGTTGCTCCAAAAGGAAACTCAGAAACAAGAAAGCCATTATTTTCAATTTTTTTTGCTAAATTTATGTGGTCCTTTGGATATATTATATCAACACCGCTTCCCAAGACTGCAATCGTTCTTCCGTTTGCATCAAGTGCTCCATTATGTGCTGCACTATCGATGCCATATGCAAGCCCACTAACTACTGTAACTCCTGCACCTCCAAGGTCATATGCAATTTTATAAGCAACACTTTTCCCGTAATTTGAGCATTTCCTTGAGCCAACAACTGCAATTGCTTCATTGGGAAAACTAATAAAGTCCCCCTTTACATACAATAGGAGAGGTTTATCCTTTAAAACTGACAAGGCTTCGGGATATTTTTCATCGTAGAAAGGAATAATTTTTACATTTAGTTTTTCTGCCTTTTTGATTTCTTTTTCTGCAAACTCAACATATTGTTTCTCGATCTCGAATTCAAAGGAATTATTTTCAGTAAACTCTTTCAAGTAAATTTTTGCTTGTTTCGGCTTATTAAACCTAAGATAGTTTAAAGCAACGACTTTTAACAAATCCATACCAAAACAATATAATGAATTTTGAGATTTTTACAAAATATGTTAAAATAAAGAGCCTCCAGGGCAAGGTGAGTTACCTAAAATAGGTAACAATTCCTGATCGGTGGTGATAGGGTATTCCCCTTAAGCCCACGAGCAACCCAAAAGGTTGTTGATTGGGTGAAAATCCCAAGCCGACAGTAAAGTCTGGATGGAAGGAGGTTTGAAATGTCCTGGAAAAATTTAAGAAGTATTATCTTTACTGGTATTCTTGCAGCCCTTAGTTTTGTTTTAATGCGTTTTACTGAGTTTCCTTTGCTTCCTCAGGCAAGTTTCCTTAAAACAGATTTAGGAGACATTCCGTTACTTGTCGGCGCTTACTTCTTTGGCCCTATTACAGGTATTGCCATTGCATTTATAAAAGATTTATTATTCTTTGTAAGTGGGGCAGGACAAGGTGGTCCAATTGGAGTGCTCTTAAATTTTATTGCAACAGGAACCTTTGCACTTGTTGTAGGAATTGTAAGCCTTAAAAAGAAAAATAATCTAACACTCCTTTTAGGGCTAATCCTTGGGACGATAACGTTCACTCTCATGATGATTCCTGCAAACCTTTGGGCAATACCTAAATTTTTGCCGTCATGGACAAAGGAGCAAATACTCAATTACATCTATACAATAAATATTCCGTTTAATCTTTTAAAAGGGCTGCTTGACACAGTAGTAACGTTCTTAGTTGTAAAACCGCTACAAAGTCGAAGAATTTTCTCACAGACTTCGTAAGCGAAAAAAAGAAAATTGGGGAGCACACATGCTCCCCTTTAAAATTAGATTTCACTTTTAGCCTTATGCCTTTACTCCGTTTTTTTCGAGTGCTTCTTTTGCCTTATTAACAAGTTCTTCAAAAGCCTTTACATCATTTACTGCAAGATCTGCAAGTATTTTTCTGTCAATTTCAACATTTGCAAGCTTCAGTCCGTTAATAAATCTGCTGTAAGTTAACCCATATTCTCTTGCAAGTGCGTTAATTCTTGCAATCCAGAGTTTCCTAAATTCTCTCTTCTTTTCTCTTCTGTGAATGTATGAATACTTGAGCGCATGCATTACTGCTTCATTTGCAACCTTAAATCTACGCGAAGCAGCACCCCTATAACCTTCTGCTAACTTCAAAATCTTTTTATGTTTTCTTCTTGTTACAATGCCTGCCTTAACTCTCATGATATCACTTCCTTTCAAAAATTTTTGTTACTTCAAATAAGGTGCAACACCTAAAATGTTCTTTACATCAGTTTTGGAGATTACATGCAAACTGTTTAATCTTTTCTTTCTTCTTGAAGATTTCTTTTCAAGATGGTGGCTGTGGTTTGCACCATAAGCAACAAGTTTACCTGATCCTGTAACTCTAAACCTCTTCATTGCTGATCTGCTTGACCTGATTTTGTTTTTCATGTGCTTCTCTCCTTTCCCTTAATTTCTTTAAAACTTCTTTATTCGGTTCAAGAGAAAAGACCAAGTTTTTGCCAGCCATTTTGGGGGGGCTTGCAACAATTGCAACATCGGAAAGTGCATCAATTATTTTGTTTGCAAGTTCAAATCCTTGGTCAGTAAAAGCCATCTCTCTTCCCCTGAACCATATTTCAATATTTACTCTATTACCATCCTCAATAAACTCTCTTACTTTCTTGTTTTTTATTGCAAGGTCATTCGTGTCAATCTTCAACCTGTAGCGCATCTGCTTAACTTCAATTTTTGTTTGTTTCTTTTTTGCCTCTTTTTCTTTCTTCGTCTGCTCGTAGAGATACTTGCCTAAATCTACAATCCTACACACTGGCGGATTTGCATTAGGTGCTATTAACACCAGATCAAGTCCCTTTTCTCTTGCAATGTTCAAGGCATCCCTTGAACTCATGATTCCAACCTGAGCGCCATTTTCATCAATAAGGCGCACTTCCTTCAGGCGGATGTTTTCGTTTGCAATTACGTCTTTACTGTTAATACCTCACCTCCATAAAATAAATATAGGTAGCCGAGAGGCTACCGTAAACAATAAAACAAATTACTCATAAAAACCATAAAACCTTTTCGCAAGCTCTCGGCCGCTTAAGGTAGGGCTTTGCCCTTTCTCTTCAATTGTCCAAATGTAATTATACAAAATCTTCAAAATAAATCAAGCCCACATTTTAGTTAGTCTATAACTCTGTTTCTAACCTCATTTAAAATGCGTTCCTTGAAAGCATCAACATCCATAGCACCAAGGTCGCCTACACGTCTTTTTCTTACGGAAACACTATTTGATGAGACCTCTTTATCTCCTATTATGAGAATATAAGGGATTTTTTCGGTTTCAGCATCTCTAATTTTTGCATTCATTTTCTCTGATCTTTCATCAACCTCTACACGCAAACCGTTCAAGAAGAGTTTTTCTTTAACACTCTTAGCATATTCAAGATGTCTATCTGCTATTGGAACAATGCGAACTTGCACTGGCGCAATCCATGTAGGGAAAGCACCTGCATATTGCTCGATGAGTGTGCCAAAGAATCGCTCCATTGAGCCAAGCACAACTCTATGAATCATAATAGGTCTGTGCTCTTTTCCATCTTCACCAATATATGTAACGTCAAATCTTTCTGGGAGGTTAAAATCAACCTGAATCGTTGGCCCTTGCCACTCACGTCCAATTGCATCAACAAGTTTTATATCGATCTTTGGTCCATAGAAAACCCCTTCTCCTGGATCGATTTTATAAGGGATCTTAAGCTCATCAAGAGCAACTTTAAGTGCATTGGTTGCCAATTCCCAATTTTCAAGACTTCCTACATATTTCTCAGGACGTGTAGAAAGATAAACGTTGTAGTTTTTGAATCCAAACGTCTCAATCATATATTTTGCAAACTCAACAACACCTATGATTTCCTCTTCTAGCTTTTCTGGTTGCACAAAGAGGTGTGCATCATCTTGAGTAAATCCTCTTACCCTCAAAAGACCATGAAGGACTCCTGCTCTTTCATACCTATAAACTGTGCCAAGTTCTGCAAGCCTCAAAGGCAAATCCCTATAACTTCGAGTTCTTGATTTATAAATTGCAATATGGAATGGACAGTTCATTGGCTTTACCATGTATGATCCTTTATCTACTTCCATTGGGGAAAACATATTTTCTCTGTAAAAATCCCAATGCCCTGAGGTCTTCCACAACTCAACCCGAGCAATATGAGGGGTATAAACAAAGTAATATCCACGCTTTATATGTTCATCACGCCAAAAATCCTCAATGATTTTTCGAATCATTGCACCTTTCGGGTGCCACAGTATTAATCCTGGCCCAATTTCTTCTTGAATACTAAAGAGGTCAAGCTCCTTTCCAAGTTTTCTGTGATCTCGCTTTTTTGCTTCCTCAAGGAAATTTAAATATTCTTTCAAGCGCTCTTCTGTTGCAAAGGCAGTGCCATATACACGCTGAAGCATTTTATTCTTTTCATCGCCTCGCCAATATGCCCCTGCAACACTTAACAATTTAAAGTATTTTGCATAGGAAGTGTCTGGAATATGCGGACCCCTACAGAGATCTGTAAAATCACCCTGTTTATATATTGAAACAGTGTCTCCTTCAACTTCTTCTATAATTTCAATCTTATATGGTTGATTCAATTCTTTGAAAAGTTCGATTGCATTATCCTTTGGAAGGTCAATACGCTCAAAAGGTAAATGTTCATTAACGATCCTCCTCATCTCTTCTTCAATTTTTGTTAGGCCCTCTTCTGTTAGTGGATTTTCAAGATCAAAATCATAGTAAAAACCCTTTTCAATTGCAGGTCCAATAGTATACTTTGCATTTGGAAATAGATGCATTACTGCCTGTGCAAGAATGTGAGATGTGCTGTGTCGTAAAATTTCTTCTCCCTCTTCTGTATCGATGAATATTGGCTCAATTTCAACATCGCCATTTACTTTTGTTAACAGATCCTTTTGAACACCTTGAACTTTTGCTGCCACAATTTTTGAAAGATCAAAATTAAGTCTCTTAAGAATTTCTTTTATTGTAAGTCCATCTTCAAATTGATAAATTTCATTTGATATCTGTATTTTCACGCCCGCCTCCTTAAATAAAAAATGGTGGGCGATAGTGGAATCGAACCACTGACCTCTTCGGTGTCAACGAAGCGTTCTACCTCTGAACTAACCGCCCACTCCGCATAACTATTTATATCAAAATTCATCTTTTTGTCAAGAGTTTAGACCTCTTTTATAAGGATATTAGCAATGAGATCCGCAGCCTCTGAAATCCTGTCTGCTGAATTGCTTATGTGCCTATAAACTTCTCTCATTTTAAAGATGTAGTGGAAATTATCGTTTGAGAATAGTTCGGCAAGTGCTTCATGATAGGTTTCTTCAATTTCATTCTCCACAACCTTTGCAGAAACAACATTGCTATTTGCAAGATTTTTATCAGTAAACATGTTATCCACCGCATAGCTTATGTGATTCACACCACGAGAAATTTTTTCAATCATTTTCTTCAAGTAGAAGTTTGGATACAGTTGATATATTATCATTTCTTCAATTGTGTTGTAAGCGTAGTCAAGGATATTGTCTATTGTATTTGAAAGTGTATAGATATCCTGCCTGTCGATAGGAGTAATAAGGCTCTTGTTGAGCTCATTTAATAGATCTCTTCTTATATTGTCGCCTTCGGATTCTATTCTTTTTATTTGCATCTTAAGATTATGTCTTAGCACATCTTTATTGACAACATCTTCACTAATTCCCATAAATTCATTTA contains the following coding sequences:
- the dprA gene encoding DNA-processing protein DprA: MDLLKVVALNYLRFNKPKQAKIYLKEFTENNSFEFEIEKQYVEFAEKEIKKAEKLNVKIIPFYDEKYPEALSVLKDKPLLLYVKGDFISFPNEAIAVVGSRKCSNYGKSVAYKIAYDLGGAGVTVVSGLAYGIDSAAHNGALDANGRTIAVLGSGVDIIYPKDHINLAKKIENNGFLVSEFPFGATPLKYNFPFRNRIISALSLGVVVVEAELKSGSLITATHAIEQGKEVFAVPGNITNPTSAGSNALIRDGAIPLLDVNDIFENIKELSHLKSNKDIKQFSEIEQFILNALEDGDTFDTLKEKISIGNKLVLDSELLVVLTSLEVKRYIKKSAGRYYKI
- the rplT gene encoding 50S ribosomal protein L20, translating into MMRVKAGIVTRRKHKKILKLAEGYRGAASRRFKVANEAVMHALKYSYIHRREKKREFRKLWIARINALAREYGLTYSRFINGLKLANVEIDRKILADLAVNDVKAFEELVNKAKEALEKNGVKA
- a CDS encoding MBL fold metallo-hydrolase; translated protein: MRIGFYGGVREIGGNIILMESNGVGIVFDFGRRFPTSQVFFNDTIKGRPEKGFEDYVDLGELPPFIGFYKSELPEEKSLPIEIGGLFFSHAHLDHIGQICYLSDSLKKFMTKGSFATLSYFVEKGIVECMPSNIEIIDGKTIQIGDFKIMPYFIDHDIPGAVAYFVETPKGLVIYTGDIYFKGVKSELSYRFVEYAKSLKPYILITEGTRIGWNGIVSNTEVELKEQIKEVANVFKGLIIGNVYEIHLARIETFYNAAVELDKKFIIHEDYANTLLKYGEFDRGALQILNAPNTFIYAPFGSKLNLPKEKFITKEEFLANQNKEILLLNFNHITELLDIKPVVGSAYIMSGGEPLSSVDPANTKILENWLSKFNLPLFRIHSPGHASETEILWMAKEINPEILLPIHTQIPERFNVVHKNVQILEKGVLTEF
- a CDS encoding radical SAM protein, producing the protein MKNYKSLEELYKLLSPCNLCPLRCEVDRLKGEIGICNSNAIIKISSAVLYKGEEPPLSGPFGSGTIFFSNCNLKCVYCQNYNFSQLGAGKFVSVKELSNIMLWLEKKGASNINFVTATHYAPQAMASLTLARERGLKIPAVWNTIGYETVELVKLLNNFIDIYLPDLRYINDEDALKYSNAPNYFEITMEALREMVKNKSIKFGNDGLLKEGVVVRYLVFPGRLNDLRRALKVLKREFGDSIFISVMTQYVPVYRAHEFKELSRKLTKEEINEVKKIVKEEGIKNGWVQYD
- the rpmI gene encoding 50S ribosomal protein L35, which encodes MKNKIRSSRSAMKRFRVTGSGKLVAYGANHSHHLEKKSSRRKKRLNSLHVISKTDVKNILGVAPYLK
- the thrS gene encoding threonine--tRNA ligase, with translation MKIQISNEIYQFEDGLTIKEILKRLNFDLSKIVAAKVQGVQKDLLTKVNGDVEIEPIFIDTEEGEEILRHSTSHILAQAVMHLFPNAKYTIGPAIEKGFYYDFDLENPLTEEGLTKIEEEMRRIVNEHLPFERIDLPKDNAIELFKELNQPYKIEIIEEVEGDTVSIYKQGDFTDLCRGPHIPDTSYAKYFKLLSVAGAYWRGDEKNKMLQRVYGTAFATEERLKEYLNFLEEAKKRDHRKLGKELDLFSIQEEIGPGLILWHPKGAMIRKIIEDFWRDEHIKRGYYFVYTPHIARVELWKTSGHWDFYRENMFSPMEVDKGSYMVKPMNCPFHIAIYKSRTRSYRDLPLRLAELGTVYRYERAGVLHGLLRVRGFTQDDAHLFVQPEKLEEEIIGVVEFAKYMIETFGFKNYNVYLSTRPEKYVGSLENWELATNALKVALDELKIPYKIDPGEGVFYGPKIDIKLVDAIGREWQGPTIQVDFNLPERFDVTYIGEDGKEHRPIMIHRVVLGSMERFFGTLIEQYAGAFPTWIAPVQVRIVPIADRHLEYAKSVKEKLFLNGLRVEVDERSEKMNAKIRDAETEKIPYILIIGDKEVSSNSVSVRKRRVGDLGAMDVDAFKERILNEVRNRVID
- a CDS encoding DUF47 domain-containing protein, which translates into the protein MKVWDSMFKRPDVFQNLLKEQAKKTVEGVNTLNEFMGISEDVVNKDVLRHNLKMQIKRIESEGDNIRRDLLNELNKSLITPIDRQDIYTLSNTIDNILDYAYNTIEEMIIYQLYPNFYLKKMIEKISRGVNHISYAVDNMFTDKNLANSNVVSAKVVENEIEETYHEALAELFSNDNFHYIFKMREVYRHISNSADRISEAADLIANILIKEV
- a CDS encoding ECF transporter S component gives rise to the protein MSWKNLRSIIFTGILAALSFVLMRFTEFPLLPQASFLKTDLGDIPLLVGAYFFGPITGIAIAFIKDLLFFVSGAGQGGPIGVLLNFIATGTFALVVGIVSLKKKNNLTLLLGLILGTITFTLMMIPANLWAIPKFLPSWTKEQILNYIYTINIPFNLLKGLLDTVVTFLVVKPLQSRRIFSQTS
- the infC gene encoding translation initiation factor IF-3; protein product: MNSKDVIANENIRLKEVRLIDENGAQVGIMSSRDALNIAREKGLDLVLIAPNANPPVCRIVDLGKYLYEQTKKEKEAKKKQTKIEVKQMRYRLKIDTNDLAIKNKKVREFIEDGNRVNIEIWFRGREMAFTDQGFELANKIIDALSDVAIVASPPKMAGKNLVFSLEPNKEVLKKLRERREAHEKQNQVKQISNEEV
- the trmFO gene encoding methylenetetrahydrofolate--tRNA-(uracil(54)-C(5))-methyltransferase (FADH(2)-oxidizing) TrmFO; the protein is MKVVVIGGGLAGSEAALQIAEHSIDVILYEMRPGKLTEAHRTGNFAELVCSNSLGSIELTDARGLLKEEGLKLGSILLQIAYKNRVPAGKALAVDRVKFSEEITNIILNHPKIHVERAEVTKIDFENDIVVIASGPLTSDALLNELQKLFGENLFFYDAISPVVTRESLDLTKMFFGGRYNQSPDYLNIPLTYEEYTRFHKELIEAKTHTPHDFDKVFFESCLPIEEIARRGFDALRFGPLTPKGFSDNYFAVVQLRREDVHGNLFELVGFQTSLTYPEQKRVFGLLPGLENAEFVRYGSIHKNAYFKANRILLKTLQTRKYPNIFLAGQITGSEGYSEAILTGLVAGLNVVRLFNGKELLEIGEETMIGSLIRFLVENDLNNPQPMRANFGLIPKKYFEIPKSKRKEIFINDSLNAIEKLRRSL